A region from the Carcharodon carcharias isolate sCarCar2 chromosome 9 unlocalized genomic scaffold, sCarCar2.pri SUPER_9_unloc_1, whole genome shotgun sequence genome encodes:
- the LOC121273400 gene encoding zinc finger protein 665-like — translation MPKMEIDVSVTERLEAVDEMPPGGTPTLESAVPSVPGRPHRCLTCPKSFRYPSQLLLHQRRHQREKVLGCPECCERFASRLDLSRHRRLRHEAQGGPWRCAECGKEFAKARSLSDHRRLHTAERQYRCQLCGKSFLYPSQLAKHRHAHTGERPCKCPVCGKGFSVASVLQRHQLIHTGERPYPCPDCGKAFSQSSHLKTHRRLHTGERPYPCGLCGKAFRAASTLAKHLLAHSRPGPHRCGQCGKEFARPDSLRAHERAHAPPGRPLQCRLCERSFPYPSLLRVHERSHGGGQPRAYQCGFCPRAFPYPSQLAMHQRTHTGERPFRCALCGKGFTVPSKLRSHQHVHTGDKPFKCTACGKGFTQSSALLRHQHTHTGERLYRCGQCGRSFGQSSHLKAHQRTHGGAEEDQQAGRQPPRHPSEGGPFICTACGRGFSRFRSVAAHRCREGPPPALHQCGFCPRSFRYPSQLTLHRRVHTGERPFACGLCGKAFAVPSKLRAHQLTHTGERPFRCAACGKGFTQSSALLRHQHTHTGEGRAYRCSACGRSFRWPAHLRAHQQQAPAGGPCSRAQAPEERPCPCPHCPKRFRYPSQLALHRSVHTGERPFPCGLCGRAFASASKLRAHQQLQHRGGEQAPGLGRPRKPGRAQPEQAGAAAAPPPAPRSHQCPFCPKAFLYPSRLALHQRIHTGERPFQCGLCRKGFAVSSALLRHRLIHAGERPYECAECGKAFTQSSHLKTHRRLHSAPRPPPPFQCGLCGRAFRAQSGLDKHRACCRRPGEGEGEGEGEGRGQGRRRRRRLQPGEKPHRCPECPRAFRYPSQLKAHGRAHAGGAGEAASLRRRQGPPPPPRHQCPLCHKLFRYPSQAAKHRLAHTGERPCVCGLCGKAFAVSSALRRHRLTHTGERPYRCAECGRAFTQSSHLKTHRHRVHQHRHHHPQAPAQPQLKAEPQPELQPKSEPGLPGGDGYPPARLPALPGPGQLSAPHPPLTALCTEQKPLRLPEVPSLYPVTH, via the coding sequence ATGCCAAAGATGGAGATCGACGTGTCGGTGACCGAGCGCCTGGAAGCCGTGGACGAGATGCCTCCCGGTGGGACCCCCACCCTCGAGTCGGCCGTGCCCTCTGTCCCCGGCCGTCCCCACCGCTGCCTCACCTGCCCCAAGTCCTTCCGCTACCCCTCGCAGCTGCTGCTGCACCAGCGCCGGCACCAGCGCGAGAAGGTGCTGGGCTGTCCCGAGTGCTGCGAGCGCTTCGCCTCGCGGCTGGATCTCTCCCGTCACCGGCGCCTGCGGCACGAGGCGCAGGGCGGTCCCTGGCGCTGCGCCGAGTGCGGCAAGGAGTTCGCCAAGGCCCGCTCGCTCTCCGACCACCGGCGGCTGCACACGGCCGAACGGCAGTATCGCTGCCAGCTGTGCGGCAAGTCCTTCCTCTACCCCTCGCAGCTGGCCAAGCACCGGCACGCCCACACCGGCGAGCGGCCCTGTAAGTGCCCCGTCTGCGGCAAGGGCTTCTCCGTCGCCTCGGTGCTCCAGCGGCACCAGCTGATCCACACCGGCGAGCGGCCCTACCCCTGCCCGGACTGCGGCAAGGCCTTCAGCCAGTCCTCGCACCTCAAGACGCACCGGCGGCTGCACACCGGCGAGCGGCCCTACCCCTGCGGCCTGTGCGGCAAGGCCTTCCGGGCGGCCTCTACCCTGGCCAAGCACCTGCTGGCCCACTCGCGGCCCGGCCCCCACCGCTGCGGTCAGTGCGGCAAGGAGTTCGCCCGGCCGGACTCGCTGAGGGCCCACGAGCGGGCCCACGCCCCCCCCGGGCGCCCTCTGCAGTGCCGGCTGTGCGAGCGCAGCTTCCCCTACCCGTCGCTGCTGCGGGTCCACGAGCGATCCCACGGAGGGGGCCAGCCCCGGGCCTACCAGTGCGGCTTCTGCCCCCGGGCCTTCCCCTACCCCTCCCAGCTGGCCATGCACCAGCGCACCCACACGGGCGAGAGGCCCTTCCGCTGCGCCCTGTGCGGCAAGGGCTTCACCGTCCCCTCCAAGCTGCGCTCGCACCAGCACGTCCACACCGGCGACAAGCCCTTCAAGTGCACGGCCTGCGGCAAGGGCTTCACCCAGTCCTCGGCGCTGCTGCGGCACCAGCACACCCACACCGGCGAGCGGCTCTACCGCTGCGGCCAGTGCGGCCGCTCCTTCGGCCAGTCCTCCCACCTCAAGGCCCACCAGCGCACGCACGGTGGCGCCGAGGAGGACCAGCAGGCCGGCCGCCAACCCCCCCGGCACCCGTCCGAGGGCGGCCCCTTCATCTGCACGGCCTGCGGCCGGGGCTTCAGCCGCTTCCGCTCGGTGGCGGCCCACCGCTGCCGGGAAGGGCCGCCCCCGGCCCTGCACCAGTGCGGCTTCTGCCCGCGCTCCTTCCGCTACCCCTCCCAGCTGACCCTGCACCGCCGGGTGCACACGGGCGAGCGGCCCTTCGCCTGCGGCCTGTGCGGCAAGGCCTTCGCCGTCCCCTCCAAGCTGCGGGCCCACCAGCTGACCCACACCGGCGAGCGGCCCTTCCGCTGCGCGGCCTGCGGCAAGGGCTTCACCCAGTCCTCGGCGCTGCTGcggcaccagcacacacacaccggcGAGGGCCGGGCCTACCGCTGCTCGGCCTGCGGCCGCTCCTTCCGCTGGCCGGCCCACCTGCGGGCCCACCAGCAGCAGGCGCCGGCGGGCGGGCCCTGCTCCCGGGCCCAAGCCCCCGAGGAGCGGCCCTGCCCCTGCCCGCACTGCCCCAAGCGCTTCCGCTACCCCTCCCAGCTGGCCCTGCACCGCTCGGTCCACACCGGCGAGCGGCCCTTCCCCTGCGGCCTGTGCGGCCGGGCCTTCGCCTCCGCCTCCAAGCTGAGGGcccaccagcagctgcagcaccGAGGGGGCGAGCAGGCTCCGGGCCTGGGCAGGCCCCGGAAGCCCGGCCGGGCCCAGCCGGAGCAGGCCGGCGCCGCCGCCGCGCCCCCTCCCGCCCCCCGCTCCCACCAGTGCCCCTTCTGCCCCAAGGCCTTCCTCTACCCTTCGCGCCTGGCCCTCCACCAGCGCATCCACACCGGCGAGCGGCCCTTCCAGTGCGGCCTGTGCCGCAAGGGCTTCGCCGTCTCCTCGGCCCTGCTCCGGCACCGCCTCATCCACGCCGGCGAGCGGCCCTACGAGTGCGCCGAGTGCGGCAAGGCCTTCACCCAGTCCTCCCACCTCAAGACCCACCGGCGCCTGCACTCCGCCCCCCGGCCGCCCCCTCCCTTCCAGTGCGGCCTGTGCGGCCGGGCCTTCAGGGCCCAGAGCGGCCTGGACAAGCACCGGGCCTGCTGCCGCCggccgggggagggggagggggagggggagggggagggccggGGGCAAGGCcgccggaggaggaggaggctgcagcccGGCGAGAAGCCCCACCGCTGCCCCGAGTGCCCCCGAGCCTTCCGCTACCCGTCGCAGCTGAAGGCCCACGGCCGGGCCCACGCCGGCGGCGCCGGGGAAGCCGCCTCCCTCCGCCGCCGGCAGgggccccccccacctccccgccacCAGTGCCCCCTCTGCCACAAGCTCTTCCGCTACCCCTCCCAGGCCGCCAAGCACCGGCTGGCCCACACCGGCGAGCGGCCCTGCGTCTGCGGCCTGTGCGGCAAGGCCTTCGCCGTCTCCTCGGCCCTGCGCCGGCACCGGCTCACCCACACCGGCGAGAGGCCCTACCGCTGCGCCGAGTGCGGCCGGGCCTTCACCCAGTCCTCCCACCTCAAGACCCACCGGCACCGGGTCCACCagcaccgccaccaccacccacagGCCCCGGCCCAGCCCCAGCTCAAGGCCGAGCCCCAGCCCGAGCTGCAGCCCAAGAGCGAGCCGGGCCTCCCCGGCGGCGACGGGTACCCCCCGGCCCGGCTCCCCGCCCTCCCCGGCCCGGGGCAgctctccgccccccaccctcCGCTCACCGCCCTCTGCACCGAGCAGAAGCCCCTCCGCCTCCCAGAGGTCCCCTCCCTCTACCCcgtcacccactga